GCCTGAGGAGCGAGGGCTGCGCAGCAAACTGCcgccgaaggaggaggaagagaggctgcAGGTTCTTGGAGACGCTGCCGAGTGGTGTTACGACCTGCCGTGGATCATGCCCTGCATCAGGAAGTGGGTGATGAGTGGGTGGGCGGTGGGTGTGTCTCATACGCTGTTTGCCTCTCTCTGccaactcttcctctttttcattcttccatatAAGCAGGTCTGCAATCAAAGCCTGAAGATCTGTAAACACCCCTTATGAAATGTAAATAGAACTAGTTTAGCTTGTTTAATAATGGAAGGatactttttatctttctcttttctcaacAAGCACCGCTCATTTATGGAACAATACATTACACATATGCAATATGCGAATTTCAGTAAgtgtctctttctttgtctcatttttctttttttctttaagtaaggGATAAGTTGAGAAGCAAGTCAATCATTATGTATGcgatcgtttcttttcccagttTTACACAGTTGCCGTTTTCTTTGTCATGGCTTCAGGTTGTCATGGATGCGTTACCTCCCTGTGTCCCCGACCTACCTGCGGACGCCGAGACTCCCACAGCAAGTATAACGAAGAGTGAGCTTAACACACCAAGGAAACTCACTTCTGTGAAACACACACCTCTTGTTCTTGCCTTCACCTGTATTTCGTCTAGTGAAGTAATGCATTGGGGAATTCGTTAACTCAGGGCATGAATGAGAGGCTCCATTTTTTCGAACACGTGAACAGCACAGCTCGAGACTTCTGCTGTTGTACCGCCAAGTGTACTGGTGTGTTTCCTTCGTGCTCCAGGCTACGTTGCTGTTTGCGGTGATGGGGTCTCTGCTTCGTAAAGCAAGTCATGTGTAGCATCTCGTGGGCACGTGTATAATCCTTGACAAATTTCAGCTTCATTAACAAAGTGCAGATGTGGAGACAAAGGATAGTGATAATAGGGTGGAAGTCTAGTTGACCTGAtgattttagagagagagagagagagagagagagagagagagagagagagagagagagagagagagagagagagagagagagagagagatcatctccgtggcctttggaAGGGGTTCTTATGAGAGactaagtgtttcagaatgcggaTCTGGTGTTACTCTACACTGTCTACAGCAAATGCGAGGCCACAAATGACAGCGTTGCAATGTGGGCCACTTCTACTCACGACAATTAATCTTGCttgatgataatattaatagtaataataataataataataataataataataataataataataataataataataataataataataataataataataataataataataataataataataataatgataataataataataataataataataaaaataataataataataataataataataatatggaataCATTTGTGTAGACTTCATTAAATGGTCTACCtactttcgtcatttttttattcttttttctcatttcagtTTTCATTCCCATATAGTCTTGTGAGTTTTATTCACTGACGTCCACTCTTATACTCTTCTTGGTGAATATAACTTAAGGGAGAGCTGGGACACAGTACAAAACAAGTAGTTAGTTTAGGTCTGTCGTACTCTGTTAGCCTCAGCAGGAGGCTGAGAACGTATGTTCTGGCAATGAAGTGAAGCAGGATATTCTTAAATTCTTCTTGTCTCACTACTTTTTAACAAGCTGGGTTGGAAATTAATGGCGCTTTCAAATGTGTTTACATGATTATAGTAAGAGTTCAACAATGATTCTGCCCCTTCAGTGGGGAGAGTACCCCATAGGAACATAACTAATCaactctgtggcttttgaaaatatgtacctccttcgctggcctaaagtGTTGAGGAACTTGGGCACTGAGACTTGCTGAAGTGTATATACAGAGAAGAATAAATCCTATAAGTCTGTACGAAGGTCAGTACATCACGAGAACTGAAAATACATGCACTACTTATGTATAAGTATAAGATCTTAGCATATcgctaatgttattatgttgATGTtaatattagtgtgtgtgtgtgtgtgtgtgtgtgtgtgtgtgtgtgtgtgtgtgtgtgtttgtgtgaataatagctttaatgataataataataataataataataataataataataataattcttattattattatagttattgttattattattattattattattattattattattattattattattattattattattatcattattattattattattattattattattattattattattattattattattaaacttcattttaataatataagaaacgcctttcttttcttcccatatGGTACATGAGTACATAGAGTACATGGGATACATGGAGTGGTACATGACATGGACAGTGCATAtgaaagtgcacacacacacacacacacacacacacacacacacagacacacacacacacacactacaacgaTATTATGAAATTCTCATGTGGTGGGATTTGGGAAGAATCTCATTTATTGGAAAAGAACTAGGCCTCATGTGAAACACGgctgtctgagacaactgacagtagccccttttctattccctcctactttttctatcctcattttcaatccaaagctggatgttgcgtttatgtgcgtaatGACTTAGCCTGCTTtcctgcccacgctcttgaatcttccgagttttccaccatctggttacgactacagagtcactctcatactaaatttatctgtgctgtatacctctcacctaactcccctgactataagaaaatctttgactacttaacttccaaagtggagcatattctgactctcttcccttttgcggagatctccattcttggagacttcaatgttcaccaccaactttggctttcctctcccttcaattaccatcctggtgaactagctttcaactttgctgtcctccgtgacttagagcaattggtgcaacacccaactcgtattcctgaccgtcttgaagatacgcccaacattcttgaccttttccttacctctaatccttctgcttatgctgttaccctctcttctccgttgggctcctccgcccgctgccaactctgtacaagggccttatccgtccatgtatggaatatgcttcacatgtctgggggggttccactcataccgctcttttagacagggtggaatcaaaagctttttgtctcatcaactcctctaactgactgtcttcagcctgttCATCATCGCCggaatgttacatctcttgctatcttctaccgctattttcatgctacgGCACATAAGAGGCTCCCACCTGCCCATCCGAGGCATTAGGAGGATTATGAGAAGCTGCGAAGAAGTGGAGAGGCGGTACCTGCTATATAGCTTGCTGGTAGGTTGTCCCTTGTCGGCAGGCAGGGAAGAGTGTATGACCTACAGTGGGCGGCTGGGGCTTGGTAACAGCGAGTGGTTGGCGAGGTGGACTGCGTGGCGACTGGCGAGCGTCAGTGAGTCACCGCTGGTGGTGGAAAGGAGGCAGCGTCCActaaccacaccacacatctCCACTTTTCAAACATTCATTGAGCCGGAGTGGATAGTGGATTTCAAAACTTAAGGTAGGGtattggtgctctctctctctctctctctctctctctctctctctctctctctctctgtctggtcTTTGTCATCTTTGCCCCTCGAACCTCGCAGCCAGTTGGTCTGAGAACAACCTGCTTCCGTTGATACCAACAGAGGTGCTCCTGCGATTAGAGTACGTGCTTGAGTCTTGTCAAAGGCGCTGTTACCACACACTGTCTCAATATCCCGTGAAAACATGCGTCTCATATTCAAGTGCCGCCTGGGCCTTAACTTCCATTGACTGGAGGAGCGTTTGAAAATAATCAGCTTAATCTTTCGTATATAATTCCCTTTGTGCTCAGTGGAGTGGTATTAACAATtatactacaactgctactactactactagtactactactactactactactactactactactactactactactactactaccggtgCGTGTTTGCAGGATGGTGGCGGACACAACGATGGCGGAGGCACAGTGTCCTGAATCCtgcgaggcggaggaggaggagtgagtccATTGCTACTCTTTGGTGTTcttggtgatgggggtgatgagtgatggtagtggtgttggagGTGACGAGGAAGTGATGAGGCAGTGATGGGCAATGGTAGTGATGGATTATTGGatggctgtggttgtggtgtggtgagttacatgagtgagtgtgtgagtaagACACAGTCcactgtccacctctctaatgcaagtaatgcaagagttaaccagtattctcattcgtccctttctctggtaaactctgaaactccctgcctgcgtctgtatttccaccttcctatgacttgaactccttcaagaggaaggtttcaagacacttatccctcaGTTTTCGACTATCGCTTTGGGCCCTATTCggagaccggcatctcagtgagatttttgttttgttttttgttttatagatttatgttgcccttggctggtgtccctcctacataaaaaaaaaaaaagtagtgagtAGCTGTACCCTGCACAGTAACACTAGCAAAGATAACACAAGAAACCTTTTAttggaggcagtagacacctgccgaaacgataattactcccagtgaggtctaaaacactgttcagggggtgctgtgaacttatcattaaacccagctgtgacctcactgaacgtttccgtttgtgtctcacaacacaaggggacagccacagcctgccctctaaagacaactctcttcctccacactgctgtatacctctcacctaactcctctgactataagaaattctttgactacttaacttccaaagtggagcacattctgaccctcttcccttttgcagaaatctccattattggagacttcaatgttcaccaccagctttggctttcctttcccttcactgaccatcctggtgaactagccttcaagtttgctatcctccacgacctagagcaattggtgcaacaccctactcgtattcctgaccatcttggagatacgcccaacattcttgaccttttcctgacctctaatccttctgcttatgctgtcaccctttcttctccgttgggctcctccgaccacaatctcatatctgtatcttgtcctatcgctgcagttcctcctcaggattcccctaagcggaAGTGTttctgacgttttgcctctgctagttaggggaacccgaggaggtattttgctgaatttccttggaatgactactgcttccgtgtcagaaacccgtctttgtgtgctgagcgcataacagaggtgatagtgtctggcatggaggcgtacattcctcactctttttctcgacctaaaccttccaaaccttggtttaacacagcttgttctcgtgctatacatgatagagaggtggcccacaaaaggtacttaagccttccatcaccagaatctcatgcaccttatatttctgcccggaaccatgctaagtctgttctccaactagtcaaaaactccttcattaacagaaaatgtcaaaacctttcaagatctaactcccctcgtgacttctggcatctagccaaaaatatctccaataactttgcttcatcttctttccctcctttatttcaaccagatggcaccactgctatcacatctatttctaaagctgaactcttcgctcagagctttgctagaaactctacctttgacaattctgggcttgttcctccctctccaccctctgactacttcatgctacctattaaaattcttcccaatgatgtttttcatgcccttgctggcctaaaccctcggaaggcttatggacctgatggggtccctcctattgttctccgaaactgtgcctccgtgcttgcgccttgcctagtcaaactctttcatctctgtctgtcaacatctacctttcctttatgctggaagtttgcctacattcagcctgttcctaaaaagggtgaccgttctaatcccttaaactaccgtcctattgctttaatttcctgcctatctaaagtttttgaatctatcctcaacaggaagattcttaaacatctatcacttcataaccttctaactgattgccagtatgggttccgtcaaggctgctctactggtgatcatctagctttccttactgagtcttggtcatcctcttttagagattttggtgaaacttttgctgttgccttggacatattaaaagcttttgacagagtctggcacaaagcactgatttccaaactaccctcctacggcttctatccttctctctgtaacttcatctcaagtttcccttctgactgttctattgctgctgtggtagacggtcactgttcttctaaatgaattaacagtggcgttcctcagggttctgtcctgtcacccactctcttcttattattcattaatgatcttttaaaccaaacttcttgtcctatccactcctacgctgatgataccaccctgcacttttccacgtcttcacatgtctgggagtatgcttcacatgtctgggggggttacactcatactgctcttctagacagggtagaatcaaaagcttttcgtctcatcaactcctctcctccaactgattgtcttcagcctctctctcaccgccgcagtgttacatctctagctgtgttctgccgctattttcatgctaactgctcttctgatattgctaactgcatgcctcccctcctcccgcggcctcgctgcacaagactttcttctttctctcagccctattctgtccacctctctaacgcaagagttaaccagtattctcaatcattcatccctttctctggtaaactctggaactccctgcctgcttctgtattttcaccttcccatgacttgaattccttcaagagggaggtttcaagacacttatccatcaatttttgactactgctttgaccctttcatgggactggcatttcagtgagcattttttttttatttgatttttgttgcccttggccagtgtccctcctacaaaaaaaaaaaaaaaaaaaatactgtcttCGTAACActagtggttggtggtggtaattgtgatTGTGACGGGCAGGTCGGCGGAGCTGATGGCGGAGTCCAAAGCGGCGCCGCCCTCGAGGAGCAACACTGACTTGATCTACTCTGTGGAGGACGTGCCGCCGTGGTACCTGTCCCTGCTGCTCGgtttccaggtgtgtgtgtgtgtgtgtgtgtgtgtgtgtgtaatcattaACATGTATGTGAATGGTGTAAAAATACgtttaatataattttaaaaaTCTAACTAGTACCCGATTGATATAAGAAATACACAATTATTACCGATGACTCAGAAGGGATGGTGCTGTTTCCAATCTACACTACGCATCAGTGTCACCTTGAGCGGacactccttaaaaaaaaaaaaaaaatatcacacactatcgtctctctcatctttacaTTCCTGATGTAATGGTGGTCTGTAGTCGCATATGTTGGGTGCCAATCACCGGAGAGCACttgtgtgcacacacacacacacgcccacacacacacggacggacGAAAGCTTTGATGATATTTACTGCACCGCGTCCTCCCCTGCCATACACCCATACCCACCTATCACCCCTATCCataaatgtatcttttttttgtattaaaataataaaacacttttcATAACAAGCAATtgcacaaaaaatacaaataaaaaaaaaggcaagcctaaaagaaataatagataaacCAATAAAACTGTTTTTAAGTTAGAATGCACTTACCAAATTAGGTAATGAATCATTGTTTCAAATACTTCAAACTGTCATCGAATCTTCCTCCAAAGCTCCCCACTGACTCGCCTCTAACACCCGATACTTGCCGTGTGTTCGAATCCTTTTACTATCTTGATAATTTCTGAGAATTAACAGCATTACCTCACCATGGCGAGCGGTACCATATCCATCCCGATCCTGGTGGCGTCCTTCCTGTGCCTGGAGGAGGATAACCCGGCCCGCGGCGCCCTCGTCTCCACTGTCTTGGTTCAATCCGGCATTGTCACCCTCGTGCAGACAACCTTCGGCGTCAGGCAAGTATTAGTTAATTCCTTTCTCAGCGGCGCCGCACCATCTCTTGTCGCGGCGACTTAAGTTAATCAGTCAAATATCTTTCTTAattgtcatcctttcttctcgtgtgtttctttgtgcgtctttctgtgtgtgttggtgtttgtgtgcgtggCTGCGTGAGGTGTCGacgaaccatattctgaaacgctcctGCGTCACACCCtctctacattcaaaaggctctagttgaggttacattggtttttaaggatgtttttacagttttagtgataaaataacaagatttctatttTGTTGAAatgagaaacattcttgagaatcccgctaatcatctctgtggcatttggaaataatcgtggtgagagagcgttTCTGTATACAGGTCGTCATGTCTATCTGCTTTCTTCTGTTCATATCACCAAAAGTTTCCACTGAAGAGTGAGCGGGTACTGTCCGCTTTAGGCAAGAGGttggggtgtgtggtgtgtgaaagATCTCAGCTTAACCTGTAGATTCGAATACATGAAATTTGCAGACTTACTGGGAGAATATATACGTTTATCACAAGTTTAGCACTGCACATAGAGAAtcacagctacacacacacacacacactgacattctcgtcttcttccctttcttcccccttaGGCTCCCCGTCGTCCAGGGGAGCGCTTTCTGTTTCCTGGTGCCTGTAATAACCCTGCTGACCGCCGTGCACCGGCCCTGCGCCGTGCTGCCCCTCGCCAACATGACGTGGGAGGCGCGGCAGGAGGAGTGGCTGGTCAGGATCCGGGACGTGCAGGGCACCATTGCCACAGTCTCCGTGTTTCAGATCTCCCTCGGATTCACAGGTTCTGGGAATTTCTATTGCTTGTGGTGCTGTTTGGAGGCTGggactacgtgtgtgtgtgtgtgtgtgtgtgtgtgtgtgtgtgtgtgtgtgtgtgtgtgtgtgtgtgtgtgtatgttggtgtTTTATGTAAGGGGAGTTCTAGCTAGGGGCAACCAAAAATGCGGAAAATAAAGGGCCCGCTAAAATCTTTCATCCTTTAAAGGGGTCAAAGATTGGGAaaactgattaactcttgcattagtgaggtgggcagaataagggtgaaagaaggtagaaattctcgagcagcgaggccgcgggaggtgttgaggcatgcaattagcaaggtCAGAttagcagttagcatgaaagtagcgatagaagatagaaagagaggcaACCTTGTGGCAGGAGAAAGggtctgaagacagtcagtattGTCTACATTGCGATGGTACCTGTGTATGATGACGGAGGCGCTGCTGCAGGGCTGGTCGGGTTGCTGACGCGCTGGATAACGCCCCTCGCTCTCGTTCCAACGGTCACGCTCGTCGGCATATCCTTCTTCGATGTATGCGGGGACATGGTCGCCTCCCACTGGGGCGTCTCCATCATGTaagtgttactgttgttattgtcagtagtagtagtagtagtagtagtagtagtagtagtagtagtagtagtaatagtagtagttgtagtagtagcagcagcagcattgggAGACTACCTAGTAGCAGCTGCAGTAGCATTCCGTGCGATAACACCACACGTGAGCTCGGTTATGAGCTAAACCTGGTTATGAAACCATcgggaacataagaacataagaaaacaagggaagctgcaagaagccatcaggcttacacgtgacagttcctgcatgaaacatatctatttatttccacctatcatccccatccataaactcgtCTAAAGACTACTCGTCTTTTAAAGGTCCCTATTGGATCAGCACCAACAATCTTATTACTGAGTCTTTTCCATTCAGCTgccactttatttgagaatcaatttcttcctatctctttttaacAGCCAGCTTTATAAAGCTTGTATGCAAGTTCTGTGCGACATTTTGAGGCACATGATGGTATGTGTTCCAGGTTTGCAATTCAAATCGcggttcttttcttctccctcaggaCAATAACGTTGATTATCATGTTCTCGTATTATTTGAGTAACATCGCCGTGCCGCTCACCAGTGGGCGGCGGGGGTGCCTCTCCCTCGCCACCGCAGGGACCAAGATGCTCAAGTGCTTCCCGGTGCGTGCCTCGAGTTCCTTTGTAGAGTCGTGTTCCCGAAGTGTCCTTGGCCTGTCTTCTTGAACGCTTCGATTCTTTGTCCCAGCTACTGGGAGACAATAATGTCAACTACAGTTGTAGTTGAcattattgggattttcaagagtaCTCCGGTGATTTAATAAACATTCTGCATCGTACGGAGGAAAAACTCTACTTAGCATCTCTGCGAGATTggaaaacagtcctgatgagagatTAAAGCTTTCAAGAACACGGGTTTGataaatatattaatgtaaTTCATGTGAATTCTCTTTAATATATTCCGATAAACATACAGCAGTAAGAGGACACAGTCCTTAGCCCTCCCCGTCCCTCCAAGCAGCGTCTCGCCCCTACAGGTGCTCCTGGCCTTGTTCCTCACCTGGGGCTTGTGTGGCATCCTCACGGCTTACGACGTGCTGCCCCCAGGCTCCGCCGCCCGCACGGACACAACGAGGGACCTGCTGCAGAGGACGCCGTGGTTCTATGTGCCTTACCCCGGTGAGCAggctgaggagagagggagagggagagcaaggatTCAAGGGGATGAACTAGGCCATTGACACCTGCGTGCTTGTGGTGCCCATTTGAACAGTCATCGTCTTCCAGGACAGTCTGACagtttcctcctcgtcctcttccccaGGGCAGTGGGGGTGGCCCACAGTGACCGCGGCGGGGGCGGTGAGCATGCTGGGAGCCTGTGTGGCCTCCATCATGGAGAGCATCGCGGACTACCATGCCTGCGCCAGGATCTCAGGTGGGTCCCTGCGCCGCTCCCTACGTGGCCCTAGTTTGTAATGACAGAGGGTCTTGTAATTGTCTTCAAGGGCCACAGGGGAGTGATCAATCCGGTTCCCACTGGTCGTTTTTTTCCGAATGGTGATATAAAATTCTTGATTTGAAGTCTTTCaagaaggtttcaagatacttatcctccaatttggattatctttttttacttttctttatggaCCCTctcctcagtgggccttttttttcattcttttattgccCTGAGTCAGTGCTTCTCTTACACATAAAAAACTATCACTTGAATCGTAAAATCATGAATACGCGCTTGAAAACCTAAGCTTCCACTGGAGCGCGTTAAGAGCATCTGAGATAAGACGCCAGTGCTTTACAATGCGGTCCTTGGCGGGCTGAGTGATGAGGACCTGGCATGAAGGTCGTGGCGCTTAACTAATGCAGTGGTGCAGCAAACAACAACCTTATGGTCGAGTCGCGTACAATACCTTGAGAGGTCCCGTCATGGTCGAGTCACATACAATGCTTTAAGTGGCACCATCATGGTCGACTCAGGTACCTGGTTGCCATCGTCGTGGTCGAGCCACGTACCTTGAGTGGCACCGTTAATCTTTGACCTCCCCTCAGTGATAATAAGCTTAGTGttcttaatattattctgtCCTTCATTCCCGCTCATGACAAGACAAAACGTGAGGGTACGAGCAATGTTGCCTCTCAGAACAATGTGTGGTGGATGGGATGTCTGTGCTTGGCTGCATGTGTTGtgagtttattattattcctctctgCTTTCGTTAGTAGTCCTATGTTCCCCCTCACCACAATTTACTTACAATTTTACTAGATTTGAGGAATACAACGAAAACCAATGtaacctttctcctcttttctctctcgttattcCATCACCTCCTGCAGGTGCTCCCTCGCCTCCCATGAGCGCCATCAACCGCGGGGTGTTCGTGGAGGGCCTGGGCTGCCTGCTGGCAGGGCTTCTCGGGACTGGCAGCGGTACCACCTCCTACTCGCAAAACATTGGAGTCATCAGCATcaccaaggtgtgtgtgtgtgtgtgtgtgtgtgtgtgtgtgtgtgtgttcaagtccCCGTGACCATATCACGTTGAATGCTTGAATGCGGCGTTTATTGTccgatcagcaaggttaagcaacGCTGGTTCAGGTTAATGTTTGGATGGATGACCGCCTGGAGGCACCgcattattattgtagtagtagtagtagtagtaattttttttttattattattattattattattattattattattattattattattatttttgtgtgtgaacATAATCTCCTGTTGCCTCTCTatatcccccttccttccctcctctctctctctctctctctctctctctctctctctctctctctcccccaggtgGCCAGCCGTCGCGTGGTGCAGACCAGCGCCGTCATTCTCATAGTCTCGGGCCTCATTGGTAAGTTCGGCGCCGCCCTCGTCACAATCCCGAAGCCCGTGATGGCGGGCGTCTTGGTCGTCATGTTTTCGATGATCACCTCCATCGGCCTCTCGCCCCTGCAGCAAGtcgacctctcctcctccagaaacCTCTTCATTCTGGGGTTCTCCATCTTCTTTGGTCTCCTCCTGCCTAAGGTATGTTGAGATtgggacagataaacagacaacaaaggaaaagaaaaggttcaTAATGTTGCTGGTTGTTCATTTTCATATGTGCGTCAGTAGAGATGGCGGAGGTTGAAGCAGTGCACGTGTGCCAGGTCGGCGGTGGGGCCTTAATTGTGAATAGTGACTTGTGGACGAGTCTGACCTAGCGGTCATGGTGCTAGGGAGCTGATGTAGTGACTGAGGCAAGGCGAAGACGATGCCTGACTGACGGCTGTGTGTTGGCGGCAGTGGTTGGCGCGGAACCCGGAGTCGCTGTTGGGGACGGGCTGGACGGCGGGGGATCAGGTGCTGAGGATGTTCCTGCAGACGCCCATGATGGTGGGCGGCG
The Scylla paramamosain isolate STU-SP2022 chromosome 3, ASM3559412v1, whole genome shotgun sequence genome window above contains:
- the LOC135095703 gene encoding solute carrier family 23 member 2-like isoform X2 yields the protein MVADTTMAEAQCPESCEAEEEESAELMAESKAAPPSRSNTDLIYSVEDVPPWYLSLLLGFQHYLTMASGTISIPILVASFLCLEEDNPARGALVSTVLVQSGIVTLVQTTFGVRLPVVQGSAFCFLVPVITLLTAVHRPCAVLPLANMTWEARQEEWLVRIRDVQGTIATVSVFQISLGFTGLVGLLTRWITPLALVPTVTLVGISFFDVCGDMVASHWGVSIMTITLIIMFSYYLSNIAVPLTSGRRGCLSLATAGTKMLKCFPVLLALFLTWGLCGILTAYDVLPPGSAARTDTTRDLLQRTPWFYVPYPGQWGWPTVTAAGAVSMLGACVASIMESIADYHACARISGAPSPPMSAINRGVFVEGLGCLLAGLLGTGSGTTSYSQNIGVISITKVASRRVVQTSAVILIVSGLIGKFGAALVTIPKPVMAGVLVVMFSMITSIGLSPLQQVDLSSSRNLFILGFSIFFGLLLPKWLARNPESLLGTGWTAGDQVLRMFLQTPMMVGGVVGCVLDNTIPGTPEERGLRSKLPPKEEEEERLQVLGDAAEWCYDLPWITPCIRKLSWMRYLPVSPTYLRTPRLPQQV
- the LOC135095703 gene encoding solute carrier family 23 member 2-like isoform X3, which translates into the protein MAESKAAPPSRSNTDLIYSVEDVPPWYLSLLLGFQHYLTMASGTISIPILVASFLCLEEDNPARGALVSTVLVQSGIVTLVQTTFGVRLPVVQGSAFCFLVPVITLLTAVHRPCAVLPLANMTWEARQEEWLVRIRDVQGTIATVSVFQISLGFTGLVGLLTRWITPLALVPTVTLVGISFFDVCGDMVASHWGVSIMTITLIIMFSYYLSNIAVPLTSGRRGCLSLATAGTKMLKCFPVLLALFLTWGLCGILTAYDVLPPGSAARTDTTRDLLQRTPWFYVPYPGQWGWPTVTAAGAVSMLGACVASIMESIADYHACARISGAPSPPMSAINRGVFVEGLGCLLAGLLGTGSGTTSYSQNIGVISITKVASRRVVQTSAVILIVSGLIGKFGAALVTIPKPVMAGVLVVMFSMITSIGLSPLQQVDLSSSRNLFILGFSIFFGLLLPKWLARNPESLLGTGWTAGDQVLRMFLQTPMMVGGVVGCVLDNTIPGTPEERGLRSKLPPKEEEEERLQVLGDAAEWCYDLPWITPCIRKWVMGVSSSGVGGCHGCVTFLCPRPTYGRRDSHSKYNEE